A genomic region of Lysinibacillus sp. 2017 contains the following coding sequences:
- the fliQ gene encoding flagellar biosynthesis protein FliQ, producing the protein MTQEMVISIAETAIYTVLIVSGPLLLVALIVGLAVSIFQATTSIQEQTLAFVPKIVAVLVSIVFFGPFMISKMTNYFHDILNNLVRYIG; encoded by the coding sequence ATGACACAAGAAATGGTCATTTCAATTGCAGAGACCGCCATTTATACAGTTTTGATAGTTTCAGGTCCATTATTACTCGTTGCATTAATTGTGGGTTTGGCAGTAAGTATTTTTCAGGCTACCACTTCAATTCAAGAGCAAACATTAGCGTTTGTTCCTAAAATTGTAGCAGTATTAGTGTCAATCGTATTTTTTGGGCCGTTTATGATTTCAAAAATGACAAATTATTTTCACGATATTTTAAATAATTTAGTCCGATATATTGGGTGA
- the fliR gene encoding flagellar biosynthetic protein FliR, giving the protein MTELLPNISILLLILVRVSAFFVSVPLFSYKTIPQQVRIILAIALAWMMYYTFDMDPIEINGEYILLILKEVVVGLMLGLAATIVMSAVQIAGGFIDFQMGFAMANIIDPQTGAQTPLMGQFLNFIALLLLLAINGHHLILDGIYYSYQFIPMDQFFPNFGDEATALFIIKLFVSVFAIAFQMSAPIVATLFLVTLALGITGKTVPQMNIFVIGFPIKIAVGFLVLIVTMGVLVGVMKELIELMIFSLRDLMVILGGE; this is encoded by the coding sequence ATGACGGAATTACTACCTAATATTTCGATATTATTGTTAATTCTGGTGCGAGTTTCTGCATTCTTCGTATCAGTCCCTTTGTTTTCTTATAAAACGATTCCCCAACAAGTTCGAATTATTTTAGCCATTGCCCTTGCGTGGATGATGTATTACACATTTGATATGGACCCAATTGAAATTAATGGTGAATATATATTATTGATTTTAAAAGAAGTCGTTGTTGGCTTAATGTTAGGGTTAGCAGCAACCATTGTTATGTCTGCTGTGCAAATTGCTGGTGGATTTATCGACTTCCAAATGGGATTTGCCATGGCAAATATTATTGACCCGCAAACAGGTGCACAGACACCGTTAATGGGACAATTTTTAAATTTTATAGCATTACTATTATTACTTGCAATTAATGGACACCATCTCATATTAGATGGGATTTATTACAGCTATCAATTTATACCGATGGATCAGTTTTTCCCGAATTTTGGTGATGAAGCCACCGCTCTATTTATAATTAAACTATTTGTTTCTGTTTTTGCCATTGCATTTCAAATGTCAGCTCCAATAGTTGCAACACTATTTTTAGTTACGTTAGCGTTAGGGATTACCGGAAAAACAGTTCCGCAAATGAATATTTTCGTAATCGGTTTTCCAATTAAAATTGCCGTTGGTTTCCTTGTATTAATAGTGACAATGGGTGTATTAGTTGGAGTGATGAAGGAATTAATTGAATTGATGATTTTTTCTTTACGTGACTTAATGGTCATTTTAGGTGGTGAATAG
- the flhB gene encoding flagellar biosynthesis protein FlhB: protein MQLLVKLDIQFFAGEKTEKATPKKRQDARKKGQVLKSQDVTAGVLLLVTFFFLMFFAPYMYDGAKGFLLQALERNMLIETVSSETVMDMYVESIKEMAMIALPIMVVAMIAGIGANFFQFGLLFTTETLKFDLKKMDPIKGVKKIISVRAIVNLIKSLLKVTLIGAVTTMVIIIYLEDVLALAIHSPAEILATVAKLSAIMGIAASFMLVVIALFDYLYERFEYEKQLKMSKQDIKDEYKNAEGDPLIKSKIKQRQREMAMRRMMQEIPSADVVITNPTHFAIALKYDENQMDAPKVVAKGTDFVAQKIKMIAKEHDVIMVENRPLARAMYDQVEVGQAVPEEFFKAVAEVLAYVYRIKRKI from the coding sequence ATGCAGCTATTAGTAAAATTAGATATCCAATTTTTCGCAGGTGAAAAAACCGAAAAAGCGACACCGAAAAAGCGTCAAGATGCTAGGAAAAAGGGACAGGTTTTAAAAAGTCAGGACGTTACAGCAGGTGTATTACTGTTAGTTACCTTTTTCTTTCTAATGTTCTTTGCACCGTATATGTATGATGGCGCAAAAGGATTTTTATTACAGGCACTTGAACGGAATATGTTGATTGAAACGGTAAGTTCAGAAACTGTGATGGATATGTATGTTGAATCCATAAAAGAAATGGCAATGATTGCACTACCGATAATGGTTGTCGCGATGATTGCAGGTATTGGAGCTAACTTTTTTCAGTTTGGCTTACTCTTTACAACAGAAACATTAAAGTTTGATTTAAAAAAAATGGACCCTATTAAAGGGGTTAAAAAAATTATTTCCGTACGTGCCATTGTGAATTTAATAAAATCATTATTAAAAGTAACATTAATTGGAGCAGTTACGACAATGGTTATTATTATATATTTAGAAGATGTTTTAGCTTTAGCCATACATAGTCCAGCAGAAATATTAGCAACCGTCGCAAAACTTTCAGCGATTATGGGAATAGCGGCTTCCTTTATGTTAGTTGTTATTGCATTATTCGATTATTTATATGAACGATTTGAATATGAAAAACAATTGAAAATGTCAAAGCAAGATATTAAAGATGAATATAAAAATGCTGAAGGTGACCCGTTGATTAAATCAAAAATTAAACAACGTCAACGTGAAATGGCAATGCGAAGAATGATGCAAGAAATTCCGTCAGCAGATGTTGTCATCACGAACCCAACCCATTTTGCAATAGCACTTAAATATGATGAAAATCAAATGGACGCACCGAAAGTAGTCGCAAAAGGGACGGATTTTGTTGCGCAAAAAATAAAAATGATTGCGAAAGAGCATGACGTCATTATGGTTGAAAACAGGCCACTCGCTCGCGCAATGTATGATCAAGTGGAAGTCGGACAAGCGGTTCCAGAAGAATTTTTCAAGGCAGTTGCAGAAGTTCTTGCGTATGTATATCGTATCAAACGCAAAATTTAA
- the flhA gene encoding flagellar biosynthesis protein FlhA, translated as MQIRDLGVLAAVIMVVAMLIIPLPHWLLSFLIIINITLALLVLLTAMNMKEALDFSIFPTIILLLTLFRLSISVSTTRAILAEGDAGDVVETFGNFVTGGNILVGLVIFLLLVIIQFIVITKGSERVAEVAARFTLDAMPGKQMSIDADLNAGVISEKEARERREKVSGEADFYGAMDGATKFVKGDAIASIIMVGINLLFGMIIGMLQMDLGFAEAASQYSILTVGDGLVSQIPALLISTATGIVVTRAASKGNLGSDITDQLFAQSKLLYVAGGTILLLGLFTPIPLWITVPIGGALILGAFLMDRKKDETPEEIMEIEEEVASDTMKSPENVINLLNVDPIEFEFGYGLIPLVDAAQGGDLLDRVVMIRRQLALELGIVIPIVRIRDNIQLQPNEYRIKVKGNEMARGELLLDHYLAMSPGDDDSIEGIDTIEPSFGLPAKWITEQVKEDAEMYGYTVVDPPSVVSTHLTEIIRANAHELLGRQETKQLIDHLRETHAILVDDLIPTPLSIGEVQKVLSRLLRENVSVRNLPIIFETLADYAKLTSDTDILTEYVRQALARQITSQFVGGQSTLKVITVSAKIEKMIADSIQQTDHGNYLAMDPQESQFVLEAIAKEVERVSYMEQSPIILCSPGVRLYLRQLTERYFPQVPILSYNELDAAVEIQSVGVVNVE; from the coding sequence ATGCAAATACGCGATTTAGGGGTTTTAGCTGCAGTAATTATGGTTGTAGCGATGCTCATTATCCCTCTGCCACATTGGTTACTGAGTTTTTTAATTATCATTAATATTACATTGGCATTATTAGTTTTATTAACTGCAATGAATATGAAGGAAGCATTAGACTTCTCAATTTTCCCAACCATCATTTTATTACTAACACTTTTCCGTTTATCCATCTCTGTATCTACGACTCGTGCAATTTTAGCAGAAGGTGATGCAGGTGATGTAGTTGAAACGTTTGGTAATTTCGTAACAGGTGGGAATATTTTAGTAGGTTTAGTAATCTTCTTATTACTTGTAATTATTCAATTTATCGTAATTACAAAAGGTTCAGAGCGTGTTGCTGAGGTAGCTGCACGTTTCACATTAGATGCGATGCCTGGTAAGCAAATGAGTATTGATGCTGATTTAAACGCAGGGGTCATTTCGGAAAAAGAAGCACGCGAACGTCGTGAAAAAGTATCTGGAGAAGCAGATTTCTACGGAGCGATGGACGGTGCGACAAAATTCGTAAAAGGGGATGCTATTGCCTCTATTATCATGGTCGGAATCAACCTTTTATTTGGGATGATTATCGGGATGTTACAAATGGATTTAGGCTTTGCAGAAGCAGCATCACAATATTCAATTTTAACAGTCGGTGATGGTCTTGTATCACAAATTCCAGCACTTTTAATTTCAACTGCGACTGGTATCGTTGTAACACGTGCTGCATCGAAAGGTAACTTAGGCTCGGATATTACAGATCAGTTATTCGCACAATCGAAATTATTATATGTCGCTGGTGGGACAATTCTCCTGCTGGGTTTATTCACACCAATTCCATTATGGATTACAGTCCCTATTGGGGGTGCTTTAATCTTGGGTGCGTTCTTGATGGATCGTAAAAAAGACGAGACACCAGAAGAAATTATGGAAATCGAGGAAGAAGTGGCTTCGGATACAATGAAGAGTCCAGAAAATGTTATTAACTTATTAAATGTTGACCCAATTGAATTTGAATTTGGGTATGGACTGATTCCTTTAGTAGACGCTGCACAAGGCGGTGACCTTCTAGACCGAGTCGTTATGATTCGTCGTCAGTTAGCGCTTGAACTTGGGATTGTCATTCCAATCGTGCGTATCCGTGATAATATCCAACTTCAGCCGAATGAGTATCGTATTAAAGTTAAGGGCAATGAGATGGCCCGTGGTGAATTATTACTCGATCATTATTTAGCAATGAGTCCTGGAGATGATGATTCAATTGAAGGAATCGATACAATTGAGCCGTCATTTGGTTTACCAGCGAAATGGATTACAGAGCAAGTAAAAGAAGATGCCGAAATGTATGGCTATACAGTAGTGGATCCACCAAGTGTAGTTTCAACGCATTTAACAGAAATTATTCGTGCAAATGCGCATGAGTTATTAGGTCGTCAAGAAACAAAGCAATTAATCGATCACTTACGCGAAACACATGCGATTTTAGTAGACGATTTAATTCCAACTCCATTATCTATTGGTGAAGTTCAAAAAGTATTGTCGAGGTTATTACGTGAAAATGTATCAGTACGTAACTTACCGATTATATTTGAAACTTTGGCTGACTATGCGAAATTGACAAGTGATACCGATATTTTAACAGAATATGTACGCCAAGCATTAGCGCGTCAAATTACATCACAATTTGTTGGTGGACAGTCAACGCTGAAGGTTATTACAGTTTCTGCTAAAATAGAAAAAATGATTGCAGATAGTATTCAACAAACCGATCATGGTAACTATTTAGCAATGGATCCACAAGAATCACAATTCGTATTAGAAGCGATTGCAAAAGAAGTAGAACGCGTTTCTTATATGGAACAATCTCCAATTATCTTATGCTCACCAGGTGTGCGTCTGTATTTAAGACAATTAACGGAGCGTTATTTCCCTCAAGTTCCAATTCTTTCGTATAACGAATTGGATGCAGCGGTAGAAATTCAAAGTGTAGGGGTGGTGAATGTTGAATGA
- the flhF gene encoding flagellar biosynthesis protein FlhF: protein MKMKKYNAPSIAEAMKLIRADLGDDAVILNSKVVITKKFLGLVKNKSYEVVAGYERVEKKPSLPSLQDISSITKTINKEPVKFQNQPMYQSVEPVMVPQADQSDTLVKEIADLKSMMQAMQRMSTQSLYPDELLPFVDSLKQQELGEELVTAISDELFVHFKNGGHPLHWTDMQKVAKNYLKNQLKDLPIDGLSYEKKYINVLGPTGVGKTTTIAKMAARSVLEKKKKIGFITTDTYRIAAIEQLKTYAALLQAPVEIVYSAKDYEEAIKKLSYLDLIFIDTAGRNYKEAKYVEDLQALINFNEDVESYLVLALTAKQKDLESIIEQFKELKIEKFIFTKLDETNSIGTMFNLMIKYKKGLAYYTNGQEVPEDIEQPSIESLLELFFKENLDERSS from the coding sequence ATGAAGATGAAAAAATACAATGCACCTTCTATAGCTGAAGCGATGAAACTTATTCGTGCTGACTTAGGTGATGATGCCGTTATTCTAAATTCAAAGGTCGTTATCACCAAAAAGTTTTTAGGATTAGTTAAAAACAAGAGCTATGAAGTTGTAGCAGGGTATGAGCGAGTGGAGAAAAAGCCTTCATTACCATCTTTACAAGACATTTCATCTATTACTAAAACAATCAATAAAGAACCAGTGAAATTTCAAAATCAGCCAATGTATCAATCTGTTGAACCAGTAATGGTTCCGCAGGCTGATCAATCGGATACTTTAGTAAAAGAAATTGCAGATTTAAAATCAATGATGCAAGCAATGCAACGTATGTCGACACAATCTCTATATCCAGATGAACTCTTACCATTTGTCGATTCTTTAAAACAGCAGGAACTTGGCGAGGAGCTTGTCACAGCAATTAGTGATGAGCTTTTTGTGCATTTTAAAAATGGTGGGCATCCACTACATTGGACAGATATGCAAAAAGTTGCAAAAAATTATTTAAAAAACCAATTAAAAGATTTACCAATCGATGGTTTGTCGTATGAAAAAAAGTATATTAATGTACTTGGTCCTACAGGTGTTGGTAAAACAACGACTATTGCAAAAATGGCGGCTAGGTCTGTACTCGAAAAGAAAAAGAAAATTGGCTTCATTACGACAGATACGTATCGTATTGCAGCGATTGAGCAATTAAAAACATACGCCGCACTATTACAAGCACCCGTAGAAATTGTATATAGTGCTAAAGACTATGAAGAGGCGATTAAAAAGCTTTCATATTTAGATTTAATTTTTATTGATACAGCTGGACGTAACTATAAAGAAGCAAAATATGTTGAAGATTTACAAGCATTAATTAACTTTAATGAAGACGTAGAATCCTATTTAGTGTTAGCTTTGACAGCTAAGCAAAAAGACTTAGAATCCATTATTGAACAATTTAAGGAATTAAAAATTGAAAAATTCATCTTTACAAAGCTCGATGAGACAAATTCTATTGGCACTATGTTTAATTTAATGATTAAATATAAGAAAGGACTCGCTTACTATACTAATGGTCAAGAAGTACCAGAAGATATTGAACAACCAAGTATAGAGAGTTTATTAGAGCTTTTCTTCAAGGAGAATTTAGATGAAAGATCAAGCTGA
- a CDS encoding MinD/ParA family protein, giving the protein MKDQAEKLRLKMLESQETLGRSIAVVSGKGGVGKSNFTTNFATLLAKSGKKVVILDMDIGMGNVHILIGKSAKYSLKDYLDGNLALEDVMFEAPGGVNYISGGSGMSSLMEWSGATFGRLILALETLQKNYDFVLFDMGAGIADWSLDLLTSVDEIIVISTAEPTSIMDAYSMMKYIHLKDGDKTFYLLCNRAFTVEEGLDTTKRLKMVMERFLEKDVIVLGSLPEDGVVRKAVRQQALFSTLYPDAPITKTLNKIVERFLNQLTEEIHVEVPTNKFLSKLKTIFSKGRE; this is encoded by the coding sequence ATGAAAGATCAAGCTGAAAAACTTCGACTAAAGATGTTGGAAAGTCAAGAAACACTAGGGAGATCAATTGCGGTAGTGAGTGGAAAAGGTGGCGTAGGCAAAAGTAACTTTACGACCAACTTCGCTACACTTTTGGCAAAATCAGGTAAGAAAGTGGTTATATTAGATATGGATATTGGTATGGGAAATGTTCATATTTTAATTGGAAAATCCGCGAAATATAGTTTGAAAGATTATTTAGATGGTAATTTAGCATTAGAGGATGTTATGTTCGAAGCACCTGGAGGCGTCAATTATATTTCAGGTGGTTCAGGAATGTCCTCGTTAATGGAATGGTCAGGTGCTACTTTTGGTCGTTTAATACTTGCCTTAGAAACACTTCAAAAGAACTATGATTTTGTGTTGTTTGATATGGGTGCCGGAATTGCAGATTGGTCTTTAGATTTATTAACTTCTGTAGACGAAATCATTGTGATTTCAACCGCCGAACCTACATCAATTATGGATGCCTATTCAATGATGAAATACATTCATTTAAAAGATGGGGATAAAACATTTTATTTACTTTGTAATCGTGCATTTACCGTTGAAGAAGGACTAGATACAACGAAACGACTGAAAATGGTTATGGAACGATTTTTAGAAAAAGATGTTATCGTTTTAGGTTCACTCCCTGAAGACGGGGTTGTTCGAAAAGCTGTACGTCAGCAAGCTTTATTTTCTACGCTTTATCCAGATGCGCCCATTACAAAAACATTAAACAAAATTGTGGAGCGCTTTTTAAATCAACTAACTGAAGAAATTCATGTGGAAGTGCCTACGAATAAGTTTCTATCAAAATTAAAAACGATCTTTTCGAAAGGGCGTGAGTAA
- a CDS encoding chemotaxis response regulator protein-glutamate methylesterase, whose protein sequence is MDNTKKSKLLVVDDSAFMRKLISDFFADHLQVEVVGSARNGKDAIKKIQQLNPDVVTMDVEMPEMNGLDALKEIMQVCPVPVVMLSSTTQQNADNTLTAMEYGAVDFVAKPGGTISLDLHKIQDELVRKVEEAAKIPIVKLKKTFAKSSTFTKDLVKPVAPVAVTAITKKTVSTMENLTKKVDWNKASKKIILIGTSTGGPRALQEVITKIPSTVDAPILIVQHMPAGFTKSLATRLDQLSEIHVKEAEQGDILQKGTAYIAPGGYHLKLRKVGSSYAVVLDQTEPPRSGHRPSVDVMFEDVSQYSDFDKVAVIMTGMGYDGSKGLIALKKTGNVIAIAESAETCIVYGMPKAAVETQLVDEMADVDDIAQTIMKYMP, encoded by the coding sequence ATGGACAACACGAAGAAGAGTAAGTTATTAGTTGTTGATGATTCTGCATTTATGCGGAAATTAATAAGTGATTTTTTTGCAGACCATTTACAAGTTGAAGTGGTTGGGTCAGCACGTAACGGAAAAGATGCAATAAAAAAAATTCAACAGTTAAATCCAGATGTAGTGACAATGGATGTTGAAATGCCAGAAATGAATGGTCTTGACGCGTTAAAAGAAATTATGCAAGTTTGTCCTGTGCCGGTCGTCATGCTTTCAAGTACGACGCAGCAAAATGCTGATAATACTTTAACGGCCATGGAATATGGAGCAGTTGATTTTGTTGCTAAACCAGGTGGTACAATTTCTTTAGATTTACATAAAATTCAAGATGAGTTGGTACGTAAAGTTGAAGAAGCAGCAAAGATTCCGATTGTTAAGTTAAAAAAAACATTTGCTAAATCATCAACATTTACAAAAGATTTAGTAAAACCAGTTGCACCTGTTGCAGTGACAGCAATCACTAAAAAAACTGTTTCAACAATGGAAAATCTAACAAAAAAAGTAGATTGGAATAAAGCTTCTAAAAAGATCATTTTAATTGGTACTTCAACGGGTGGTCCTAGAGCGTTACAAGAAGTGATTACAAAAATTCCGTCTACTGTGGATGCACCCATTTTAATTGTTCAACATATGCCAGCAGGATTTACAAAGTCTCTCGCTACCAGATTAGATCAATTAAGTGAAATTCATGTAAAAGAAGCAGAACAGGGCGATATATTACAAAAGGGTACCGCTTATATAGCGCCAGGTGGCTATCATCTGAAACTACGAAAAGTAGGCTCTAGTTATGCTGTTGTATTAGATCAAACCGAACCTCCTCGTTCTGGACATCGACCATCAGTTGATGTCATGTTCGAAGATGTTAGTCAGTATTCGGATTTTGATAAAGTTGCCGTTATTATGACGGGAATGGGCTATGATGGTTCAAAAGGATTAATCGCTTTAAAGAAAACAGGAAATGTCATTGCAATTGCTGAGTCAGCAGAAACATGTATTGTTTATGGAATGCCAAAAGCTGCCGTGGAAACGCAGCTTGTAGATGAAATGGCAGATGTTGACGATATCGCACAAACGATTATGAAATATATGCCTTAA
- a CDS encoding chemotaxis protein CheA translates to MELNQYLEMFIEESKEHLQACSEHLLELEKNPEDLTIVGEIFRSAHTLKGMSATMGFEDLADLTHKMENVLDAIRNEKIKVTAEIFDVVFESVDHLEAMVYDIADGGDGKRNVQSTVEQLKRIESGETTPAKQVVTLATQETVATTAEQVDFKLMYDDFEKTVLLQSSEQEFNAYEISITLRDDCLLKAARVYMVFEILEKNGDVIKSSPTVDKLEEEQFDNEFHVAYISKECAEDLQKMLMKVSEVDLVVVNEINQDVFLAASGVKQEQEVPQTTATVSNEATPVQTPKAASTSNGNGNGKANHATSKTIRVNIERLDILMNLFEELAIDRGRLLSIAADIKHGELDDTVERMSRTMGELQNIVLTMRMVPVETVFNRFPKMVRQLSRDLNKQITLNIVGAETELDRTVIDEIGDPLVHLIRNSVDHGIESPEVRRTKGKPEEGTVELRAYHSGNYVFIEIEDDGAGINRDKVLAKALSKGVVTQEQSLTMTDKQINELILASGFSTADVISDVSGRGVGLDVVKTTIESLGGNISIESTQDVGSVFSIQLPLTLSIISVMLVEIESEIYAIPLSSIIETSIIRNSDILNAHNQKVIDFRGKVVPLVFLEEIFEVPRQEKNDDGFYSVVIVRKGDKLAGLVVDSFIGQQEIVLKSLGNYLTNIFAISGATILGNGKVALIVDCNALLK, encoded by the coding sequence ATGGAATTAAATCAATATTTAGAAATGTTCATTGAAGAAAGTAAAGAACATTTACAAGCATGTAGTGAACACTTATTAGAATTAGAAAAAAATCCTGAAGATTTAACGATTGTTGGTGAAATTTTCCGATCTGCACATACACTTAAAGGTATGTCTGCAACGATGGGGTTTGAAGATTTAGCGGATTTAACACATAAGATGGAAAACGTGTTAGATGCGATTCGTAACGAAAAAATTAAAGTTACAGCAGAAATTTTTGATGTTGTATTTGAATCAGTTGATCACTTAGAAGCAATGGTATATGACATTGCAGACGGCGGAGACGGAAAACGTAACGTACAGTCAACAGTTGAACAACTAAAACGCATTGAGTCTGGAGAAACAACCCCAGCTAAACAAGTTGTTACATTAGCAACACAAGAAACGGTGGCTACTACTGCTGAACAAGTTGATTTTAAATTAATGTATGATGATTTTGAAAAAACAGTTTTACTACAGTCATCTGAACAAGAATTTAATGCGTATGAAATTTCAATTACTTTACGTGATGATTGCTTATTAAAAGCAGCACGAGTATATATGGTATTTGAAATCTTAGAGAAAAATGGGGATGTTATTAAATCTTCACCAACAGTTGATAAGTTAGAAGAAGAACAATTTGATAATGAATTCCATGTTGCTTATATTTCTAAAGAATGCGCAGAAGATTTACAAAAAATGCTAATGAAAGTTTCAGAAGTTGATTTAGTAGTAGTAAATGAAATTAATCAAGATGTATTTTTAGCTGCTTCAGGTGTTAAACAAGAACAAGAAGTACCACAAACAACTGCAACAGTTTCAAATGAGGCAACGCCAGTACAAACACCAAAAGCTGCATCAACTAGCAATGGAAACGGTAACGGTAAAGCGAATCATGCAACAAGTAAAACAATTCGTGTAAATATTGAACGTCTTGATATTTTAATGAACTTATTTGAAGAACTTGCAATTGACCGTGGACGCTTACTTTCGATTGCAGCAGACATAAAACATGGAGAGCTAGATGATACAGTTGAACGTATGAGCCGCACGATGGGTGAATTACAAAACATTGTATTAACAATGCGAATGGTTCCAGTTGAAACAGTATTCAACCGCTTCCCGAAAATGGTACGTCAATTATCTCGTGATTTAAATAAGCAGATTACGCTTAATATTGTCGGTGCGGAAACAGAACTTGATCGTACAGTTATCGACGAAATCGGTGATCCACTTGTTCACTTAATTCGTAACTCAGTTGACCATGGTATCGAAAGCCCTGAAGTGCGTCGTACAAAAGGGAAGCCTGAAGAAGGTACTGTTGAGCTTCGTGCATACCACAGTGGAAACTATGTATTTATCGAAATTGAAGATGATGGTGCGGGCATTAACCGTGATAAAGTACTTGCAAAAGCTCTTTCAAAAGGTGTTGTAACGCAAGAACAATCATTAACAATGACAGATAAACAAATCAACGAACTGATTTTAGCATCTGGTTTCTCAACTGCAGATGTCATTTCGGACGTATCAGGCCGTGGTGTAGGTTTAGATGTTGTTAAAACAACAATTGAATCATTAGGTGGGAATATTTCAATTGAATCTACACAAGATGTGGGTTCTGTATTCTCCATTCAATTACCATTAACATTATCGATTATTTCTGTCATGTTAGTTGAAATTGAAAGTGAAATTTATGCGATTCCACTATCATCAATTATTGAAACATCGATTATCCGTAATTCAGATATTTTAAATGCTCATAATCAAAAAGTAATTGATTTCCGTGGCAAAGTTGTTCCACTTGTATTCCTAGAAGAAATCTTTGAAGTGCCACGTCAAGAGAAAAATGACGATGGATTCTATTCAGTAGTCATCGTTCGTAAAGGCGATAAACTAGCAGGCTTAGTTGTTGACTCATTTATTGGTCAGCAAGAAATTGTATTGAAATCTTTAGGTAATTATTTAACAAATATTTTCGCTATTTCAGGTGCAACAATTTTAGGCAACGGTAAAGTGGCGTTAATTGTAGACTGTAACGCACTGTTGAAGTAA
- a CDS encoding chemotaxis protein CheW, translated as MTNALEQKNLKVIVFQLADKEYAIPVSHVKGIEKLMHITRVPKTVRYVKGVINLRGVVTPVIDLRERFNLPISGNEDTTRIIIIALETMEVGFVVDSANDVLDIDADSIEQQPEVVGSLEEEFIAGVAKLENRLLILLHLDKVLNPLD; from the coding sequence ATGACGAACGCTTTAGAGCAAAAAAATCTGAAAGTTATCGTATTCCAATTAGCAGATAAAGAATATGCAATTCCAGTTTCGCACGTAAAGGGTATTGAAAAATTAATGCATATTACACGTGTACCAAAAACAGTACGTTATGTAAAAGGAGTAATCAATTTACGTGGTGTTGTAACGCCTGTAATTGACTTACGTGAACGATTCAATTTACCGATTTCAGGTAATGAAGATACAACGCGTATCATTATTATTGCGCTTGAAACAATGGAAGTTGGATTTGTCGTAGATTCAGCAAATGATGTATTAGATATTGATGCGGATTCAATTGAGCAACAACCAGAAGTAGTAGGTTCTTTAGAAGAGGAATTTATTGCAGGTGTGGCGAAATTGGAAAACCGTTTATTAATTTTACTTCACTTAGATAAAGTGTTGAATCCACTAGATTAA
- a CDS encoding chemotaxis protein CheC yields the protein MNFSDNITSLHLDVLKEIGNIGAAHAATALSDLLQKKIDMRVPNVEMVSFNDMMELAGGSENVVVGIFLRIEGDTEGSMFFVLPVEQANRFIRRLIRDESFDFYSPDTVSELGLSAMQEMGNILSGSYLSALSDFTGLKIFPTVPGLSVDMFGAIISIGLIELSQVSDTVIVINTSIYEDAISDNEEVRGHFFLLPDPDSFEAIFKALGVPTT from the coding sequence ATGAACTTTAGTGACAATATCACTTCGCTCCATTTAGATGTCTTAAAGGAAATCGGTAACATTGGGGCTGCACATGCTGCAACGGCATTATCAGATTTATTACAAAAGAAAATTGATATGCGCGTACCAAATGTTGAAATGGTTTCATTTAATGACATGATGGAACTAGCTGGTGGTTCAGAAAATGTTGTAGTCGGAATATTTTTACGCATTGAAGGTGACACGGAGGGTAGTATGTTTTTCGTATTACCAGTGGAACAAGCCAATCGTTTTATTCGACGTTTAATTCGTGATGAATCATTTGATTTCTATTCACCAGATACTGTTTCTGAATTAGGTTTATCAGCAATGCAGGAAATGGGAAATATTTTATCGGGATCGTATTTATCTGCGTTATCGGATTTTACAGGTCTTAAAATTTTTCCAACTGTACCAGGCTTGAGTGTTGATATGTTTGGGGCAATCATTAGCATTGGTTTAATCGAATTATCACAAGTGAGTGATACTGTAATTGTAATTAATACATCCATTTATGAAGACGCCATTTCTGACAATGAAGAAGTACGAGGCCATTTCTTTTTACTACCAGATCCAGATTCGTTTGAAGCTATTTTTAAAGCATTAGGAGTACCAACTACATGA